From Penaeus vannamei isolate JL-2024 chromosome 37, ASM4276789v1, whole genome shotgun sequence, one genomic window encodes:
- the LOC113812118 gene encoding ankycorbin isoform X2, protein MEDLTEELIRAAREGDAQGVEAALKEGASINFLGKGGWAALHHAAFEGNVEMTRLLISFGADVGVSSGKKSEGGVTPLHLAAEAGYDLVMEALLEAGADIAASDSNGFQPVHWATTQVTALAVLLSHDCNLSAQARDLSTPLHHAATEGKLDVVKWLVQNGADCAIKDKDGRTPVDRAKKKKHRDVVDFLKRAKPRGKSSSSVFGTMRKSFRKQKPAKEDRRSSEPNLSRKSASQPNLLSTSSKNKSHEEPRETFVSDLPDFAQTHHQEESVEQAQVQSQLEEELYQKDITIGQLQSEKEAVEQELYRKNMAMAQTQQMEDKVRDALIGVLGRLRNEEGDGREEQPMVLNLETQVKELEHHLERQRQELASHQERARQYVEELEAMKNLHQGEMVSLSRQVEDLQSELEWERKERSREQVESQQRLEPMQFEVENFRRTMVDLEDQVRELQQHLEGQQREHSRLQTSANQRIQTLQAENEDYKKTVVGLERRVEELQQDLGFQERDISKELTLSKQRVQSLEIQNTNYRTMVGRLEERVKHLEEHQERLLAAAKDKEVSGVVPTFSKTYTPIYRRGPAPWNPSAAGK, encoded by the exons ATGGAGGATCTAACCGAAGAGCTG ATCAGAGCCGCCCGCGAGGGAGACGCGCAGGGAGTCGAGGCCGCCCTCAAGGAAGGGGCGAGCATCAACTTCCTGGGCAAGGGCGGCTGGGCGGCCCTCCACCACGCCGCCTTCGAGGGCAACGTCGAGATGACTCGCCTGCTCATCTCCTTCGGCGCCGACGTGGGCGTGAGCAGCGGGAAGAAGTCGGAGGGAG GCGTGACCCCCCTTCACTTGGCGGCCGAAGCTGGGTATGACTTGGTGATGGAAGCTCTTTTGGAGGCCGGAGCAGATATAGCAGCGAGTGACAGCAACG GATTCCAGCCCGTCCACTGGGCGACGACGCAGGTGACCGCCCTGGCTGTGCTGCTGAGCCACGACTGCAACCTCTCGGCCCAAGCGCGCGACCTCTCGACGCCCTTGCATCATGCAGCCACCGAAGGCAAGCTGGACGTGGTCAAGTGGCTCGTCCAGAACGGAGCCGACTGCGCCATCAAGGACAAGGACGGACGGACGCCCGTGGACAGggccaagaagaagaagcaccGGGACGTGGTCGACTTCCTCAAGCGGGCGAAGCCACGAGGCAAATCGTCGTCGTCG GTGTTCGGAACGATGAGGAAATCCTTCAGAAAGCAGAAACCCGCTAAGGAGGATAGACGTTCTTCGGAGCCCAATCTCTCGAGGAAATCTGCCTCACAG CCGAATCTTTTATCAACATCGAGCAAAAATAAGAGCCATGAGGAACCACGTGAGACGTTCGTATCGGACCTTCCAGACTTTGCACAAACTCACCACCAGGAGGAGAGTGTTGAGCAGGCGCAAGTgcag agtcAGCTGGAAGAAGAGCTCTATCAGAAAGATATTACTATCGGGCAACTTCAGTCGGAAAAG GAGGCGGTCGAGCAAGAACTGTACCGGAAGAACATGGCGATGGCTCAGACACAACAGATGGAG gACAAAGTGAGAGACGCTCTAATTGGCGTCCTTGGTCGGCTTCGCAacgaggagggagacgggagagaggaacAGCCGATGGTg CTAAACCTCGAGACTCAAGTGAAGGAGCTGGAGCACCACTTGGAGCGACAGCGGCAGGAGTTGGCGAGCCACCAGGAGCGAGCCAGACAGTACGTGGAGGAGCTCGAGGCGATGAAGAACCTACACcagggagagatg GTCAGCCTCAGCAGACAGGTGGAGGATCTGCAGTCCGAGCTGGAGTGGGAGCGCAAGGAGAGGTCGAGAGAGCAGGTCGAGTCACAGCAACGCCTCGAGCCGATGCAGTTCGAGGTCGAGAATTTTCGGAGGACAATG GTGGACCTCGAGGACCAGGTGAGGGAGCTTCAGCAGCACCTGGAGGGGCAGCAGAGGGAACACTCCAGGCTTCAGACTTCAGCGAACCAGCGGATCCAGACGCTTCAGGCTGAAAATGAGGACTACAAGAAGACGGTG GTGGGGCTTGAACGAAGGGTCGAGGAACTGCAGCAAGATTTGGGCTTTCAGGAACGAGACATCTCCAAGGAATTAACTTTGTCCAAACAGAGAGTGCAGTCGCTGGAGATACAGAACACCAACTACAGAACGATGGTG GGCAGACTTGAGGAACGGGTTAAGCATCTTGAGGAGCACCAAGAAAGACTACTAGCAGCTGCCAAGGACAAGGAGGTCAGTGGCGTTGTCCCGACTTTCAGTAAAACCTACACGCCTATATACCGTCGTGGTCCCGCTCCTTGGAACCCGTCAGCTGCAGGGAAGTGA
- the LOC113812118 gene encoding ankycorbin isoform X1, whose product MEDLTEELIRAAREGDAQGVEAALKEGASINFLGKGGWAALHHAAFEGNVEMTRLLISFGADVGVSSGKKSEGGVTPLHLAAEAGYDLVMEALLEAGADIAASDSNGFQPVHWATTQVTALAVLLSHDCNLSAQARDLSTPLHHAATEGKLDVVKWLVQNGADCAIKDKDGRTPVDRAKKKKHRDVVDFLKRAKPRGKSSSSVFGTMRKSFRKQKPAKEDRRSSEPNLSRKSASQPNLLSTSSKNKSHEEPRETFVSDLPDFAQTHHQEESVEQAQVQSQLEEELYQKDITIGQLQSEKEAVEQELYRKNMAMAQTQQMEDKVRDALIGVLGRLRNEEGDGREEQPMVLNLETQVKELEHHLERQRQELASHQERARQYVEELEAMKNLHQGEMVSLSRQVEDLQSELEWERKERSREQVESQQRLEPMQFEVENFRRTMVDLEDQVRELQQHLEGQQREHSRLQTSANQRIQTLQAENEDYKKTVTSLDGQVRELRGHLEGQQREHSKDQTSAQQQLQSLEKQNEQYKQTIVGLERRVEELQQDLGFQERDISKELTLSKQRVQSLEIQNTNYRTMVGRLEERVKHLEEHQERLLAAAKDKEVSGVVPTFSKTYTPIYRRGPAPWNPSAAGK is encoded by the exons ATGGAGGATCTAACCGAAGAGCTG ATCAGAGCCGCCCGCGAGGGAGACGCGCAGGGAGTCGAGGCCGCCCTCAAGGAAGGGGCGAGCATCAACTTCCTGGGCAAGGGCGGCTGGGCGGCCCTCCACCACGCCGCCTTCGAGGGCAACGTCGAGATGACTCGCCTGCTCATCTCCTTCGGCGCCGACGTGGGCGTGAGCAGCGGGAAGAAGTCGGAGGGAG GCGTGACCCCCCTTCACTTGGCGGCCGAAGCTGGGTATGACTTGGTGATGGAAGCTCTTTTGGAGGCCGGAGCAGATATAGCAGCGAGTGACAGCAACG GATTCCAGCCCGTCCACTGGGCGACGACGCAGGTGACCGCCCTGGCTGTGCTGCTGAGCCACGACTGCAACCTCTCGGCCCAAGCGCGCGACCTCTCGACGCCCTTGCATCATGCAGCCACCGAAGGCAAGCTGGACGTGGTCAAGTGGCTCGTCCAGAACGGAGCCGACTGCGCCATCAAGGACAAGGACGGACGGACGCCCGTGGACAGggccaagaagaagaagcaccGGGACGTGGTCGACTTCCTCAAGCGGGCGAAGCCACGAGGCAAATCGTCGTCGTCG GTGTTCGGAACGATGAGGAAATCCTTCAGAAAGCAGAAACCCGCTAAGGAGGATAGACGTTCTTCGGAGCCCAATCTCTCGAGGAAATCTGCCTCACAG CCGAATCTTTTATCAACATCGAGCAAAAATAAGAGCCATGAGGAACCACGTGAGACGTTCGTATCGGACCTTCCAGACTTTGCACAAACTCACCACCAGGAGGAGAGTGTTGAGCAGGCGCAAGTgcag agtcAGCTGGAAGAAGAGCTCTATCAGAAAGATATTACTATCGGGCAACTTCAGTCGGAAAAG GAGGCGGTCGAGCAAGAACTGTACCGGAAGAACATGGCGATGGCTCAGACACAACAGATGGAG gACAAAGTGAGAGACGCTCTAATTGGCGTCCTTGGTCGGCTTCGCAacgaggagggagacgggagagaggaacAGCCGATGGTg CTAAACCTCGAGACTCAAGTGAAGGAGCTGGAGCACCACTTGGAGCGACAGCGGCAGGAGTTGGCGAGCCACCAGGAGCGAGCCAGACAGTACGTGGAGGAGCTCGAGGCGATGAAGAACCTACACcagggagagatg GTCAGCCTCAGCAGACAGGTGGAGGATCTGCAGTCCGAGCTGGAGTGGGAGCGCAAGGAGAGGTCGAGAGAGCAGGTCGAGTCACAGCAACGCCTCGAGCCGATGCAGTTCGAGGTCGAGAATTTTCGGAGGACAATG GTGGACCTCGAGGACCAGGTGAGGGAGCTTCAGCAGCACCTGGAGGGGCAGCAGAGGGAACACTCCAGGCTTCAGACTTCAGCGAACCAGCGGATCCAGACGCTTCAGGCTGAAAATGAGGACTACAAGAAGACGGTG ACGTCCCTGGATGGGCAGGTGCGGGAGCTCCGAGGCCACCTGGAGGGCCAGCAGCGAGAGCACTCCAAGGACCAGACTTCGGCCCAGCAGCAGCTGCAGAGCCTCGAGAAGCAGAACGAACAATACAAGCAAACTATT GTGGGGCTTGAACGAAGGGTCGAGGAACTGCAGCAAGATTTGGGCTTTCAGGAACGAGACATCTCCAAGGAATTAACTTTGTCCAAACAGAGAGTGCAGTCGCTGGAGATACAGAACACCAACTACAGAACGATGGTG GGCAGACTTGAGGAACGGGTTAAGCATCTTGAGGAGCACCAAGAAAGACTACTAGCAGCTGCCAAGGACAAGGAGGTCAGTGGCGTTGTCCCGACTTTCAGTAAAACCTACACGCCTATATACCGTCGTGGTCCCGCTCCTTGGAACCCGTCAGCTGCAGGGAAGTGA